A single window of Archangium gephyra DNA harbors:
- a CDS encoding YbaN family protein, translated as MPGEPSREQGQPGTGEAQTSRFRYAFMALGFVCVGLGMLGAFLPVLPTTPFLLVALWAFSRSSRRFHHWLYTHPRFGPRLQEWDEHGTVPVPVKVSAVSAMAISFGLLAFVLRMKWYVLAAAGLLILVGATYVLSRPSRPPGP; from the coding sequence ATGCCGGGGGAACCGTCCAGGGAGCAGGGGCAGCCGGGCACCGGCGAGGCGCAGACCTCCCGCTTCCGGTACGCCTTCATGGCACTCGGGTTCGTCTGTGTCGGACTCGGGATGCTGGGCGCGTTCCTGCCGGTGCTGCCGACGACGCCCTTCCTGCTCGTCGCGCTGTGGGCGTTCTCGCGCAGCTCCCGCCGCTTCCACCACTGGCTGTATACCCACCCCCGTTTCGGGCCCCGGCTCCAGGAGTGGGATGAGCACGGCACCGTGCCAGTGCCGGTGAAGGTGAGTGCGGTGTCCGCGATGGCCATCAGCTTCGGCTTGCTGGCCTTCGTCCTGCGGATGAAGTGGTACGTGCTCGCGGCGGCCGGGCTGCTCATCCTCGTGGGGGCCACGTACGTGCTCAGCCGCCCGAGCCGCCCGCCCGGGCCGTGA
- a CDS encoding caspase family protein: protein MNALLALTLVALTAAPPDTGSPRVKRLAVVVGSNRAAPGRTPLRYAHQDARNLASVLVEAGQFAREDVVVLEDPEPSRVLATLDSRLERLGKEGREGLLLFYYSGHSDERALYPNGQPLELKELRVRLEDARAAVRVGILDACQGGSWTRAKGLTPAAPFALEVPLGLSSEGSVLLASSTGQEASHETDALQGSFFTHHLVAGLRGAADEGDDGQVTVGEAFAYAQRLTIRDTSLHGEAVQHPSFDLRLRGRQDLPLTRLASASSTLEVRQELGPLQVIQLHSGLVVLEVPEGRRALRMALPVGPYLVRRRTPQGTFARELQVEAGKTVTVHEENLELVGAPGLAAKRYSRPLAATLTTLPAGTHAVSLGVSAGYSEYNEASPPITYASPPALVAGYRVGLTDRLQLTVGGLPSVKLTRPQRVFTGIPSPTLSYRLGEAGRSEWVPFAGATLPTSFDAVHLNAGLRTRWWLSDSSSVHAELSAAYTVFITPPTTPEGYPLELRLYPSPTAEVGYSVTLGEVVTLGLGVGAMAYFSDGVVPVGDGTYTSRTNVHVGLRVGGGVGSPFPLLSIHLNDVWSLTGNASALFPLMDAMSFSLGAGVLATF from the coding sequence ATGAACGCACTTCTCGCCCTGACCCTCGTTGCCCTCACCGCCGCTCCGCCCGACACCGGCTCTCCGCGCGTGAAGCGCCTGGCCGTGGTGGTGGGCTCCAACCGCGCCGCTCCCGGACGCACGCCCCTGCGGTATGCGCACCAGGACGCGCGCAACCTCGCCTCCGTCCTCGTCGAGGCCGGACAGTTCGCCCGGGAGGATGTCGTGGTGCTGGAGGACCCGGAGCCCTCGCGCGTCCTCGCGACGTTGGACTCCCGGCTGGAGCGGCTCGGGAAGGAGGGCCGGGAGGGACTGCTGCTCTTCTACTACTCGGGCCACTCGGACGAGCGTGCGCTCTATCCCAACGGCCAGCCCCTGGAGCTGAAGGAGCTCCGGGTGCGGCTGGAGGACGCCCGGGCCGCGGTGCGCGTGGGCATCCTCGACGCCTGCCAGGGGGGAAGCTGGACACGGGCCAAGGGGCTCACCCCGGCGGCGCCCTTCGCCCTGGAGGTGCCGCTGGGCCTGTCCAGCGAGGGCTCGGTGCTGCTCGCCTCCAGCACGGGACAGGAGGCCTCACACGAGACGGATGCGCTCCAGGGCTCCTTCTTCACCCATCACCTGGTGGCGGGCCTGCGTGGCGCGGCGGACGAGGGCGACGACGGACAGGTGACGGTGGGCGAGGCCTTCGCCTATGCCCAGCGCCTCACCATCCGCGACACCTCGCTGCATGGCGAGGCGGTGCAGCACCCGAGCTTCGACCTGCGGCTGCGCGGGCGGCAGGACCTGCCCCTCACCCGGCTGGCCAGCGCGAGCAGCACGCTCGAGGTGCGGCAGGAGCTGGGGCCCTTGCAGGTCATCCAGCTGCACTCCGGACTGGTGGTGCTGGAGGTGCCCGAGGGCCGGCGGGCCCTGCGCATGGCCCTGCCGGTGGGGCCCTATCTGGTGCGCCGCAGGACGCCCCAGGGGACGTTCGCCCGGGAGCTCCAGGTGGAGGCCGGCAAGACGGTGACGGTGCACGAGGAGAACCTGGAGCTGGTGGGGGCGCCGGGGCTCGCCGCCAAGCGCTACTCGCGGCCGCTGGCCGCCACCCTCACCACCCTCCCGGCCGGTACCCACGCGGTGAGCCTGGGGGTCTCCGCGGGGTATTCGGAGTACAACGAGGCCTCACCCCCCATCACCTACGCCAGTCCCCCCGCCCTGGTGGCTGGCTACCGCGTGGGATTGACCGATCGGCTCCAGCTGACCGTGGGAGGGTTGCCCTCGGTGAAGCTCACCCGCCCGCAGCGGGTGTTCACGGGGATTCCCTCGCCGACGCTCTCCTACCGCCTGGGTGAGGCGGGCCGCTCCGAGTGGGTGCCCTTCGCGGGTGCGACGCTCCCCACCTCGTTCGATGCGGTCCATCTGAACGCGGGCCTGCGGACGCGGTGGTGGTTGTCGGACTCCAGCAGCGTGCACGCGGAGCTGTCGGCCGCCTACACGGTCTTCATCACCCCCCCCACCACGCCCGAGGGATACCCGCTGGAGCTCAGGCTCTACCCCTCGCCCACGGCGGAGGTGGGTTACTCCGTGACGCTGGGCGAGGTGGTGACGTTGGGACTCGGTGTCGGGGCCATGGCCTACTTCTCAGACGGTGTCGTGCCCGTCGGGGATGGCACCTACACGTCGAGGACGAATGTCCACGTGGGGCTGCGCGTTGGCGGTGGGGTGGGGTCCCCCTTCCCGCTCCTGTCCATCCACCTCAACGATGTCTGGAGCCTCACGGGCAACGCCTCCGCGTTGTTCCCGCTGATGGACGCCATGTCGTTCTCCCTCGGAGCGGGCGTGCTCGCCACCTTCTGA
- a CDS encoding alpha-ketoglutarate-dependent dioxygenase AlkB: MAPPPRYGRSLAHKARQRTPGHHYNASFLPAADRAEILAWLGALHPLWEQRYSKHFPPPPGQEQRRLLRPVYWLGNWQFACLDYYRPPKGVKDRCVKAEPFPAVLQRQVDKVEQLARRMFRGPDMPPRWHLNTCLVNFYGSRLEDGRWVDTARVGEHKDFEPGPVASLSFGERALIQFVTSSRPGERDEVVLEQWLDDGSLQLFGGARWKDQTFHRVQRVDTRAGHELAPALPDFKTRRINLTFRYVPDEHVIPYARLSPEAREDVRPYMETLASHSAFFRAELARERQAPEPHHNP; the protein is encoded by the coding sequence ATGGCGCCTCCTCCCCGTTATGGCCGTTCGTTGGCCCACAAGGCCCGCCAGCGCACTCCGGGCCACCACTACAACGCGAGCTTCCTCCCGGCGGCGGACCGCGCGGAGATCCTCGCGTGGCTCGGAGCCCTCCACCCCCTGTGGGAGCAGCGCTACTCCAAGCATTTCCCCCCGCCGCCGGGGCAGGAGCAGCGGCGGCTGTTGCGGCCGGTGTACTGGCTGGGCAACTGGCAGTTCGCCTGCCTCGACTACTACCGGCCGCCCAAGGGCGTGAAGGACCGCTGCGTCAAGGCCGAGCCCTTCCCGGCGGTGCTCCAGCGCCAGGTGGACAAGGTGGAGCAGCTGGCGCGCCGGATGTTCCGGGGGCCGGACATGCCGCCCCGCTGGCACCTCAACACCTGCCTGGTGAACTTCTACGGCAGCCGCCTCGAGGACGGGCGCTGGGTGGACACCGCGCGCGTGGGTGAGCACAAGGACTTCGAGCCGGGGCCCGTGGCCTCGCTGTCCTTCGGCGAGCGCGCCCTCATCCAGTTCGTCACCTCCAGCCGCCCGGGCGAGCGCGACGAGGTGGTGCTGGAGCAGTGGCTCGACGATGGCTCGCTCCAGCTCTTCGGAGGGGCGCGCTGGAAGGACCAGACGTTCCACCGGGTGCAGCGGGTGGACACGCGCGCCGGCCACGAGCTCGCCCCCGCGCTGCCGGACTTCAAGACCCGGCGCATCAACCTCACCTTCCGCTACGTGCCGGACGAGCACGTGATTCCCTACGCGCGGCTCTCACCCGAGGCCCGCGAGGACGTGCGGCCCTACATGGAGACGCTCGCCAGCCACAGCGCCTTCTTCCGGGCGGAGCTCGCGCGGGAGCGCCAGGCCCCCGAGCCTCACCACAACCCGTGA
- a CDS encoding acyl-CoA desaturase encodes MSGGNTVRTGDGQVRWNPGKSLWFGLVSLVAVVGAVPAFTPSAFALFVGSTVLTLCAGHSVGIHRGLIHRSYRVPVWLEYVLTYLGVLVGLDGPRALVRMHNTRDFQQNEPWCHDYFAHRQPMWRDYFWNLHCRFEFARPFEPRLDAQVEADAFHGFLQRTWMLQQLPWAVLFLAVGGLPWLVWGIFVRVAVSVTGHWLVGYVAHRHGYRGWHNEGAAVQGFNNLLFGALSMGEGWHNNHHTFPRSARLGIRWWELDLGWGFLALLRAMGLATDVLEPGEQSRAHHARPCVLPSSIRPGPDAMVLRCLHPSGRGTPCFDSPCSPLACVQARASRPSRCGLRCPDSPASRFHPKLLAWTRSTWRSS; translated from the coding sequence ATGTCTGGTGGAAACACGGTGCGCACGGGTGACGGGCAGGTGCGGTGGAACCCGGGGAAGTCACTCTGGTTCGGACTCGTGTCGCTGGTGGCGGTGGTGGGGGCGGTGCCTGCCTTCACCCCTTCGGCCTTCGCCCTCTTCGTGGGGAGCACGGTCCTGACACTGTGCGCGGGGCACTCGGTGGGCATCCACCGGGGGCTCATCCACCGCTCCTACCGGGTGCCGGTGTGGCTGGAGTACGTGCTCACCTACCTGGGTGTGTTGGTGGGCCTGGACGGGCCGCGCGCCCTGGTGCGCATGCACAACACGCGGGACTTCCAGCAGAACGAGCCCTGGTGCCATGACTACTTCGCGCACCGGCAGCCCATGTGGCGCGACTACTTCTGGAATCTGCACTGCCGCTTCGAGTTCGCCCGGCCCTTCGAGCCCCGGCTGGACGCGCAGGTGGAGGCGGATGCCTTCCACGGTTTCCTCCAGCGCACCTGGATGTTGCAGCAACTGCCCTGGGCGGTGCTGTTCCTGGCGGTGGGTGGGCTGCCCTGGCTGGTGTGGGGGATTTTCGTGCGCGTGGCGGTGAGTGTGACGGGCCACTGGCTCGTGGGCTATGTGGCGCACCGGCACGGCTATCGCGGGTGGCACAACGAGGGCGCGGCGGTGCAGGGCTTCAACAACCTGCTGTTCGGCGCGCTGAGCATGGGCGAGGGCTGGCACAACAACCACCACACGTTTCCGCGCTCGGCGCGGCTGGGAATCCGTTGGTGGGAGCTGGACCTGGGATGGGGGTTCCTCGCGCTGCTGCGCGCGATGGGGCTGGCCACGGACGTCCTCGAGCCGGGTGAGCAATCGCGTGCGCACCACGCTCGGCCATGTGTACTGCCTTCGTCCATCCGTCCGGGCCCTGACGCAATGGTGCTAAGGTGTCTTCACCCATCAGGGCGAGGGACTCCATGTTTCGACTCACCGTGCTCGCCGCTTGCCTGTGTGCAAGCGCGAGCCTCGCGGCCGAGCCGGTGCGGCTTGCGCTGCCCGGACTCGCCGGCATCCAGGTTTCACCCGAAGCTTCTGGCTTGGACTCGGAGCACCTGGCGCAGCAGTTGA
- a CDS encoding AAA family ATPase yields the protein MKLTKLHIHGYRDIAPGTGLVFSPALNLVLGENGTGRTTLLELISRVLASDFSGLIREEFSLEYALSFPGMELHVTVRNTRATGASRPAVTAREESALLLPRPPEAAPGLEPFMELVLELDAPGPRLVMRADATGVAWEVDGQPAYSQTMYWSLLDRTVWVVLFMTAQRLEPEVREPLKELLRRTFLLAPARFDEGLGTFQQIGNTQYGMEMRGDEVFPLGLMWLPAWMPGLLRERVAREMPPPAGHLDIRHDEVERGFLARFVSLAGFSAGTFRVELLDKRSYEGGGRLEFGRFGFRFTRRDGAVLTQEQLGHGQKRLLSFLYYLDVNEDFVIADELANSLHPRHVEACVRELGRRQSFLTSQNPLLFEHIPLGSAEEARASLLHCGTELRDGREWKVCTNPSPETAAKLFGAYQRGDTPLATLLRTHGLW from the coding sequence ATGAAGCTCACGAAGCTCCACATCCATGGGTATCGGGACATCGCGCCGGGCACGGGGCTGGTGTTCAGTCCGGCGCTCAACCTGGTGCTCGGAGAGAACGGCACCGGCAGGACGACGCTGCTGGAGCTGATCTCGCGCGTGCTCGCCTCGGACTTCTCCGGGCTCATCCGCGAGGAGTTCTCGTTGGAGTACGCCCTCTCCTTCCCCGGGATGGAGCTCCACGTCACCGTGCGCAACACGCGGGCCACGGGCGCGTCCCGGCCGGCCGTCACCGCGCGCGAGGAGTCGGCGCTGCTGCTGCCACGTCCTCCGGAGGCCGCCCCGGGGCTCGAGCCCTTCATGGAGCTGGTGCTCGAGCTGGATGCGCCCGGCCCCCGGCTGGTGATGCGCGCCGACGCCACGGGCGTGGCCTGGGAGGTGGACGGGCAGCCCGCCTATTCACAGACCATGTACTGGTCGCTGTTGGACCGGACCGTCTGGGTGGTGCTCTTCATGACGGCCCAGCGGCTGGAGCCCGAGGTCCGCGAGCCGCTCAAGGAGCTGCTGCGCCGCACCTTCCTGCTCGCCCCCGCGCGCTTCGACGAGGGGCTGGGGACGTTCCAGCAGATTGGCAATACACAGTATGGAATGGAGATGCGGGGCGACGAGGTCTTCCCGCTCGGGTTGATGTGGCTGCCCGCGTGGATGCCCGGGCTGTTGCGTGAGCGGGTGGCGCGCGAGATGCCTCCGCCCGCCGGCCATCTCGACATCCGCCACGACGAGGTGGAGCGCGGCTTCCTGGCGAGGTTCGTCTCCCTGGCTGGCTTCAGCGCGGGAACGTTCCGGGTGGAGCTGCTGGACAAGCGCAGCTACGAGGGCGGCGGGCGGCTGGAGTTCGGCCGCTTCGGCTTCCGCTTCACCCGGCGCGACGGCGCGGTGCTGACGCAGGAGCAGCTCGGCCATGGACAGAAGCGGCTGCTGTCCTTCCTGTACTACCTGGACGTCAACGAGGACTTCGTCATCGCCGACGAGCTGGCCAACAGCCTGCACCCGCGCCACGTGGAGGCCTGTGTGAGGGAGCTGGGCCGCCGGCAGTCCTTCCTCACCAGCCAGAATCCGCTGCTCTTCGAGCACATCCCGCTCGGCTCCGCGGAGGAGGCCCGCGCCTCGCTGCTCCACTGTGGGACGGAGCTGCGGGACGGCCGCGAGTGGAAGGTGTGCACCAACCCGTCACCGGAGACGGCCGCGAAGCTCTTCGGCGCGTACCAGCGGGGAGACACCCCGCTCGCGACGCTGCTGCGCACTCACGGGTTGTGGTGA
- a CDS encoding MBL fold metallo-hydrolase — protein sequence MKRVLKIAGLVLLVPVLGVVALFVAMFAGNPEIPDGQELEGFARVVKDGYVSLDVLDAGEGAVVLIDSGTDPEGKILLAELKRRGLGPDAVKAILLTHGHADHIAGCHLFPKAEVLALEADVPIAEGKARSDSPILRHLPPADRKVRVTRALKDGETLQVGNLSIRVFSIPGHTQGSAAYLVNGLLFLGDSADAKKDGRLVGAKWPVTESVEQNRASLKALAAKLKPEEVKQLVFSHTGVLPGFAPLRDFAAN from the coding sequence ATGAAGCGCGTGTTGAAGATCGCCGGTCTGGTCCTGCTGGTCCCCGTGTTGGGGGTGGTGGCGCTGTTCGTGGCCATGTTCGCTGGCAACCCGGAGATTCCCGATGGCCAGGAGCTGGAGGGCTTCGCCCGGGTGGTGAAGGACGGCTATGTCAGCCTGGACGTGCTCGACGCCGGGGAGGGCGCGGTGGTGCTCATCGACTCGGGCACGGACCCCGAGGGGAAGATCCTCCTGGCGGAGCTGAAGCGGCGCGGCCTCGGGCCGGACGCGGTGAAGGCCATCCTCCTCACGCACGGGCACGCGGACCACATCGCCGGGTGCCACCTCTTCCCCAAGGCCGAGGTGCTGGCGCTCGAGGCGGACGTGCCCATCGCCGAGGGGAAGGCGCGCAGCGACAGCCCCATCCTCCGGCACCTGCCTCCCGCGGACCGGAAGGTGCGCGTCACCCGCGCGCTGAAGGACGGCGAGACGCTCCAGGTGGGCAACCTGTCCATCCGCGTCTTCTCCATCCCCGGGCATACCCAGGGCAGCGCGGCGTACCTCGTCAACGGGTTGCTCTTCCTGGGCGACAGCGCGGACGCGAAGAAGGACGGCAGGCTCGTGGGCGCCAAGTGGCCCGTGACGGAGAGCGTGGAGCAGAACCGCGCGTCGCTGAAGGCGCTGGCGGCGAAGCTGAAGCCCGAGGAGGTGAAGCAGCTCGTCTTCTCGCATACCGGGGTGCTGCCCGGATTCGCACCGCTCCGCGACTTCGCGGCGAACTGA
- a CDS encoding RNA polymerase sigma factor: MSAPPREGASATVTAAYRQYFPLLQRKCARALGDAAEAEEVAQESFIRLWRSGMAQRPGREVVPWLYRVSTRLLIDRLRVRQRRQPVEMSAALQDTTAHPAPSIESVLQVRQRLQSLASSLPAEELEVALLHRLDGLTQPEIGEVTSLSDRTVRRILTRLEARLGPWREEER; the protein is encoded by the coding sequence ATGAGCGCGCCCCCACGTGAGGGTGCGTCGGCCACCGTCACGGCCGCGTACCGCCAATACTTCCCCCTGCTCCAGCGCAAGTGTGCCCGCGCCCTCGGTGACGCGGCGGAGGCGGAGGAGGTGGCCCAGGAGTCCTTCATCCGCCTGTGGCGCTCCGGCATGGCCCAGCGCCCCGGACGCGAGGTGGTGCCCTGGCTCTACCGGGTGAGCACCCGGCTGCTCATCGACCGGCTGCGGGTCCGTCAGCGCCGCCAGCCCGTGGAGATGTCCGCCGCCCTGCAGGACACCACCGCCCACCCCGCGCCCAGCATCGAGTCCGTCCTGCAGGTGCGCCAGCGCCTCCAGTCCCTGGCCTCGAGCCTCCCCGCCGAGGAGCTCGAGGTGGCGCTGCTGCACCGGCTGGACGGCCTCACCCAGCCCGAAATCGGCGAAGTCACCAGCCTGTCGGATCGCACCGTGCGCCGCATCCTCACCCGCCTCGAGGCGCGGCTGGGGCCCTGGCGCGAGGAGGAACGATGA
- a CDS encoding DUF3943 domain-containing protein, whose translation MDSEHLAQQLNLQGMRGPAPEVPAPEVPAPQSPVPSLPARRWDVPLAHTAGLVVGMRTSLSILWPHHYDPSRLREGVSHLREAYTRPPEFHRDLPLLESDGDPLLLNTVGHGLFGSEIYSRARQCGQSPAVAFLATVLASTAWEYTLEAFHQRPSAVDLVWTPLVGALLGEGRYRLHRALVQGGGQSPGTARKVLFFVVDPLGEAERRLLGAGC comes from the coding sequence TTGGACTCGGAGCACCTGGCGCAGCAGTTGAACCTCCAGGGCATGAGGGGGCCCGCGCCCGAGGTGCCCGCGCCCGAGGTGCCCGCGCCGCAATCGCCCGTGCCGTCGTTGCCCGCCCGCCGCTGGGACGTGCCGCTGGCCCACACCGCGGGGCTGGTGGTGGGGATGCGCACCTCGCTCTCCATTCTCTGGCCGCACCACTATGACCCGAGCCGGCTGCGCGAGGGGGTCTCGCACCTGCGCGAGGCCTACACCCGGCCGCCCGAGTTCCACCGGGACTTGCCGCTGCTCGAGTCGGATGGGGACCCGTTGCTGCTCAACACCGTGGGCCATGGCCTCTTCGGCAGCGAGATCTACAGCCGTGCCCGCCAATGTGGCCAGTCTCCGGCGGTGGCCTTCCTGGCCACCGTCCTGGCCTCCACGGCGTGGGAGTACACGCTGGAGGCCTTCCACCAGCGCCCCAGCGCGGTGGATCTGGTCTGGACGCCGCTGGTCGGGGCCCTGCTGGGCGAGGGGCGCTACCGCCTGCACCGGGCGCTGGTGCAGGGCGGCGGGCAGAGTCCGGGCACCGCGCGCAAGGTGCTCTTCTTCGTGGTGGACCCGCTGGGCGAGGCGGAGCGGCGGTTGCTGGGCGCGGGCTGCTGA
- a CDS encoding isopenicillin N synthase family dioxygenase, which yields MAETPMNIPTVDLTDLSSKDPARVERGAAAIREAFGVFGLVYVKNHGVDAQALERFYDAFRTFVSWPAEAKRPYGRADIWYQRGWTPPNTEVAVAGNGQPDFKECYFAAPYPSDESSALEFPQIYPENVWPPDAPPFFQEGLLSLGRSLHEAGLGLLRGAAVALGLPETSFADLCQRGPHVTRALQYLPLTSSQVNTGIVWGEEHTDFNLLTLLPGGRFLDPQEQPARSPDDKSGLYLRTRPTPEDPKGRMVRGTAPAGCIVAQVGQQLEILTGGTFLATPHVITAPGVPGWQRQSAAHFMHVHTNTVLFPLSKFRTPDAVRNYAPPVLAGTYDIKTLVDIGLAPSSALDQLGYRHYDRLNQMRAGGTKS from the coding sequence ATGGCAGAGACCCCGATGAACATCCCCACCGTCGACCTCACCGACCTCTCGTCGAAGGACCCCGCCCGCGTCGAGCGCGGCGCGGCGGCCATCCGGGAGGCCTTCGGCGTCTTCGGCCTCGTGTACGTGAAGAACCACGGCGTCGATGCCCAGGCGCTCGAGCGGTTCTACGACGCGTTCCGCACGTTCGTCTCGTGGCCCGCCGAGGCCAAGCGGCCCTACGGCCGCGCGGACATCTGGTACCAGCGCGGCTGGACGCCTCCGAACACCGAGGTGGCCGTGGCCGGCAATGGTCAGCCGGACTTCAAGGAGTGCTACTTCGCGGCGCCCTACCCGTCCGACGAGAGCTCGGCGCTCGAGTTCCCGCAGATCTACCCCGAGAACGTGTGGCCCCCGGATGCGCCGCCGTTCTTCCAGGAAGGCCTGCTCTCGCTCGGCCGGTCGCTCCACGAGGCGGGGCTCGGGCTGCTGCGCGGCGCGGCGGTGGCGCTCGGACTGCCGGAGACGTCCTTCGCGGACCTGTGCCAGCGGGGCCCTCACGTCACGCGCGCGCTGCAGTACCTGCCGCTCACCTCCTCCCAGGTGAACACCGGCATCGTCTGGGGCGAGGAGCACACGGACTTCAACCTGCTCACGCTGTTGCCCGGTGGCCGTTTCCTCGATCCTCAGGAGCAGCCGGCCAGGAGCCCCGATGACAAGAGCGGGCTCTACCTCCGCACGCGCCCGACGCCCGAGGACCCCAAGGGCCGGATGGTGCGTGGCACCGCGCCGGCGGGCTGCATCGTCGCGCAGGTGGGCCAGCAGCTGGAGATCCTCACGGGCGGCACGTTCCTCGCGACGCCGCACGTCATCACCGCGCCGGGCGTGCCGGGCTGGCAGCGTCAGTCGGCCGCGCACTTCATGCACGTGCACACCAACACGGTGCTCTTCCCGCTGTCGAAGTTCCGTACCCCCGACGCCGTGCGGAACTACGCGCCGCCGGTGCTCGCGGGCACGTACGACATCAAGACCCTGGTGGACATCGGCCTGGCGCCCTCGAGCGCGCTCGACCAGCTCGGCTACCGCCACTACGACCGGCTCAACCAGATGCGCGCGGGCGGCACGAAGTCCTGA